One window of Planktothrix serta PCC 8927 genomic DNA carries:
- a CDS encoding nSTAND1 domain-containing NTPase — MSKSKYEFHRNLAIIIGINDYSNEIRPLETAVPDAEEFARIMKEQYQYEVHLLLNQDATLDKLKNLIECFNKQQIPFGKDPDINDTDRILIYFAGHGIAFDAKDNQEGPVGYLIPQDATDNPNTYLPMQEFHDALLKLPCRHLLVILDCCFSGAFYWSSINRDVVPKVKLYKQVYDHYIKYRAWQVITSTSDKQTAVDSSPRGQVSVNSKVHSPFAKHLFDALNKSADLDNDGIITANDLFNFLRKAVAVETEEYKAQTPGICPLKLHDNGEYLFLLQSEPNLEDAPPLDLEKSPYRGLESYEEEHEDLYFGRKEQIEQLYKTVINSNNRSLTVVLGASGTGKSSLVKAGLIPLLRKQKLEANYSLQKWEILKPIRLGESPLTALKNSLSQELSFTSSNPNPDPTQTDDLKWFSKFFNWLGIGNQPNRAKQNQQLEQEVELLSQNLKNWFNNNPDRTLVMTIDQFEELITLQPRQDQKEEKKKPKENKKKEEKQKQKTQQELVLKWLPEVMSKYGDRLQIILTLRSDFESQFQDGTLNKYWTEEARFHIKEMTTAELREAITEPASKKSIFFVPNTLVDKLVDEVAGMPGTLPLLSFTLNELYRIFVEDVNNGDKDDRAITEEYYQQLGGVARSLTQKAEQEYEYLVNQDKAYEQTIRRVMLRMVAIGGGELARRRVLKSELKYPEPENTRVWEVVKTFVKARLLVEGKNTQNEPYVEPAHDALVRGWERLLKWKQEEEENLILQRQLTPAAVEWKTEQSESKGYLWHNNPRLDLLKKELKSKENWFNELETEFVQCSIGHKNFMTNVARLLTGTVIVGLSGLTLWALIEQRKTVIGQMRTLTQSSESDLRSNSLTLDALVNSLKAAKLTKHWLLFFSPDEVSKNEVTRTLRKAFYTVKEDNRWSIPLDWKIHDISVSTDGKTLVAITKDKDTGTILCIWSINDEFCDENHQIFVKSADSSPEGIKFSLDGQRLVITSQESEGKITVHLWDWINNKTKELPPGSIQGNFTKFSFHPKKQELAIVDAQIPYLWNLDSNQVFPLPILPSNLNKVVGIQFDSNGNLLLATTTDPEKKDDTTTPTVDLWSYDRTAYKKLGTLAVPNAVDTALISPDSQRVVIIYGSATRFGAGSLLWTLGQNQQRNEWESLGQDLTVNFSQDGQQLVTSGSSGTIKLRDWSGSNKVDLNGHQGLLRKITFSQDGRLLLTAGSDGTIRLWNMEERPLTLIKDSQNLSSDGDQALAVEVENNKCKLDKVSQSKDSKIFGFYIDESDPNPDTVDVWNCSLNKLLDSVSVGKIYLKEWQALALGSDANLIAIATSPIEESDVNLVGLWDFQDTKLAEYKSKLDKISSLSISPDGSIITIFGENKDKKEIVQVGGLDELFAKGCDRIRDYLQNNPNVPESDRQLCDRVPLDPSINATATQTFLDSNQQSEIEVSISDKISAGDKILVPVQTPNHPDKQAGIDAIAAGDFKQAVTSLKAYLNPKKNPNDPEAQIYLNNAQIGNQKSYTIAVSVPISSNINGSLEILRGVAQAQDDFNNWAKTQQGILPIRVLIADDHNDPKVAQEIAKEFANNPDVLGVVGHYASDVTLAAGEIYQSQKLVAISPISTSVNLSKVLGEYVFRTVPSDKIAAIELANYIAEQLEKKKAVVFYNHENDYSRSMKSEFESALASQGGQVLKPINLSDPNFNADQVVEDFIQKGAEVLVLMPNTEKLNEAIKVIEANNQRLPLLAGDGMYNPNILEKVGQQAVNMVVAIPWHIKAHPESNFSRKSKALWGDRDVNWRTAMSYDAAKALMAAIKEKNTRQEIAQFIGSEEFKAQGSIESVQFLSGDRKENIIQLVKIVKPEQKSSSGYDYEFKPVENNSKSKSETQAKPSK; from the coding sequence ATGTCTAAGTCTAAATATGAATTCCACCGTAATCTAGCTATTATTATCGGAATTAATGATTACAGCAATGAAATTCGTCCACTAGAGACAGCAGTTCCCGATGCAGAAGAATTTGCTCGTATCATGAAAGAGCAATATCAGTATGAAGTTCATTTATTGCTTAATCAAGATGCAACATTGGATAAGCTAAAAAACTTAATTGAATGCTTTAATAAACAACAAATACCTTTTGGAAAAGATCCCGATATTAATGATACAGATCGCATCCTTATTTATTTTGCAGGACATGGAATTGCGTTTGATGCCAAAGACAACCAAGAGGGGCCAGTGGGTTACTTAATTCCTCAAGATGCTACTGACAATCCTAATACCTACTTACCAATGCAGGAGTTCCATGATGCGCTACTAAAACTTCCCTGTCGCCATCTGTTGGTCATTCTTGACTGCTGTTTTTCAGGTGCATTTTATTGGTCAAGTATTAATCGAGACGTTGTTCCGAAAGTTAAACTTTATAAACAAGTCTACGACCACTATATTAAATATCGGGCTTGGCAAGTTATTACCTCAACTTCTGATAAGCAAACAGCCGTAGACTCTTCTCCTAGAGGTCAAGTTTCAGTGAATTCAAAAGTGCATTCTCCATTCGCAAAACATCTTTTTGATGCTTTAAATAAGAGTGCTGACTTAGATAATGATGGAATTATTACAGCCAATGATCTGTTTAACTTTTTGCGAAAAGCAGTTGCAGTAGAAACAGAAGAATATAAGGCACAGACTCCTGGTATATGTCCGCTTAAACTACATGACAATGGAGAATATCTTTTCTTGTTGCAGAGTGAACCTAATTTAGAAGACGCTCCTCCATTGGATTTAGAAAAGAGTCCTTATCGAGGATTAGAGTCTTATGAAGAAGAACACGAAGACTTATATTTTGGTAGAAAAGAACAAATTGAACAACTGTATAAAACAGTAATTAACTCCAATAACCGCTCATTGACAGTGGTGCTGGGAGCTTCAGGAACAGGAAAATCCAGCTTAGTAAAAGCAGGGTTAATTCCCTTACTCAGAAAACAGAAGTTAGAGGCGAATTATAGCCTGCAAAAATGGGAGATTTTGAAGCCGATCCGACTTGGTGAATCTCCACTAACGGCATTAAAAAATAGTCTTTCACAAGAACTGAGTTTTACAAGTTCTAACCCAAATCCCGATCCAACCCAGACAGATGATCTGAAATGGTTTAGTAAATTTTTTAATTGGTTAGGCATTGGTAATCAGCCTAATCGAGCCAAACAAAACCAACAGCTTGAGCAAGAAGTTGAGTTACTTTCTCAAAATCTAAAAAACTGGTTTAATAATAATCCTGATCGGACACTTGTAATGACTATCGATCAGTTTGAAGAATTAATCACTCTGCAACCCCGCCAAGATCAAAAAGAAGAAAAGAAAAAGCCAAAAGAGAACAAGAAAAAAGAAGAAAAGCAAAAGCAGAAAACGCAGCAAGAACTGGTTCTAAAATGGCTACCAGAAGTGATGTCTAAGTATGGAGATCGGCTTCAAATTATCTTGACTCTCCGTTCTGATTTTGAATCTCAATTTCAAGACGGTACTCTTAATAAATATTGGACAGAGGAAGCCCGATTTCATATTAAAGAAATGACAACGGCTGAATTGCGAGAGGCGATTACGGAACCTGCATCAAAAAAATCGATCTTTTTTGTGCCGAACACGTTGGTAGATAAATTGGTCGATGAGGTTGCAGGAATGCCAGGAACTTTACCCTTACTTTCGTTTACCTTGAATGAACTTTACCGCATCTTTGTTGAAGATGTTAACAATGGAGACAAAGATGATCGAGCGATTACTGAGGAGTATTATCAACAATTAGGAGGAGTTGCGCGATCTCTCACTCAAAAAGCCGAGCAGGAATATGAGTATTTAGTTAACCAAGATAAAGCTTACGAGCAAACAATCCGCCGTGTAATGTTGCGAATGGTTGCAATTGGGGGTGGTGAATTAGCTCGCCGACGGGTGCTAAAGTCTGAACTCAAATATCCAGAGCCAGAAAATACACGGGTGTGGGAAGTTGTTAAGACATTTGTAAAAGCACGTTTGCTTGTAGAAGGAAAAAATACGCAGAATGAACCCTATGTTGAGCCTGCCCATGATGCTTTAGTACGGGGATGGGAAAGACTGTTGAAGTGGAAACAAGAGGAAGAAGAAAACTTAATTTTACAACGGCAATTAACACCTGCGGCTGTTGAATGGAAAACTGAACAATCGGAATCAAAAGGCTATCTTTGGCATAACAATCCGCGTCTTGATTTGTTGAAAAAAGAACTTAAATCTAAGGAAAACTGGTTTAACGAGTTAGAAACTGAGTTTGTCCAATGCAGTATTGGACACAAAAACTTTATGACTAATGTAGCTCGGTTACTAACAGGCACAGTTATAGTTGGGTTAAGTGGCTTAACTTTATGGGCTTTGATTGAACAAAGAAAAACAGTCATCGGTCAAATGAGAACTTTGACACAATCTTCGGAAAGCGATTTACGCTCTAACTCTTTGACATTAGATGCGTTGGTCAATAGTTTAAAGGCAGCTAAATTGACTAAACACTGGCTCTTGTTTTTTTCTCCAGATGAAGTTTCAAAGAATGAAGTTACAAGAACTTTGAGAAAAGCATTTTATACAGTAAAAGAAGACAATCGATGGTCAATACCTTTAGATTGGAAAATACACGATATATCTGTTAGCACAGACGGAAAAACGTTGGTAGCAATAACAAAAGATAAAGATACAGGTACAATTTTGTGCATTTGGAGTATAAACGATGAATTCTGTGATGAAAATCATCAGATTTTTGTAAAAAGTGCAGACTCTAGCCCAGAGGGTATCAAGTTTAGCCTAGATGGTCAGAGATTGGTAATTACAAGTCAAGAAAGTGAAGGCAAGATCACTGTACATTTGTGGGACTGGATCAACAATAAAACTAAGGAATTACCACCAGGCAGTATTCAAGGGAATTTTACGAAGTTTAGTTTTCATCCAAAGAAACAAGAATTAGCTATAGTTGATGCACAAATTCCTTACTTATGGAATTTGGACAGTAATCAGGTTTTCCCCTTACCAATATTACCAAGTAATCTTAATAAAGTTGTAGGTATTCAATTTGACTCTAATGGCAACTTACTGTTAGCTACTACTACTGATCCTGAAAAAAAAGATGATACTACTACCCCTACTGTGGATTTGTGGTCGTATGATCGTACAGCCTACAAAAAATTAGGTACATTAGCGGTTCCTAATGCTGTTGACACAGCCCTAATTAGCCCGGATAGTCAACGAGTTGTTATTATCTATGGCTCTGCAACACGCTTCGGAGCTGGTAGCTTGCTCTGGACTCTCGGACAAAATCAACAACGAAATGAGTGGGAAAGTTTGGGTCAAGATTTGACTGTTAATTTTAGTCAAGATGGTCAACAACTGGTTACATCAGGTTCTAGCGGTACTATCAAATTACGAGACTGGTCTGGCAGCAATAAAGTAGATTTAAACGGTCATCAAGGTTTGCTCAGGAAAATAACTTTTAGTCAGGATGGGAGGTTATTATTGACCGCAGGTTCTGACGGTACTATCCGCTTATGGAATATGGAGGAGCGACCGTTAACCTTAATTAAAGATAGTCAAAATTTAAGTTCTGATGGCGACCAAGCGTTAGCAGTTGAAGTTGAAAATAATAAGTGCAAACTAGATAAAGTTTCTCAAAGTAAAGACAGCAAAATCTTTGGTTTTTATATAGATGAATCTGATCCAAACCCTGACACTGTTGATGTATGGAATTGCTCATTAAATAAACTGCTTGATTCTGTATCCGTTGGAAAAATATATCTAAAAGAATGGCAAGCACTCGCTCTTGGCTCTGATGCTAACTTGATCGCCATTGCTACATCACCAATTGAAGAATCAGATGTTAATTTAGTAGGTTTGTGGGATTTCCAAGATACAAAGTTGGCTGAATATAAATCTAAATTAGATAAAATTTCAAGCTTATCAATCAGTCCTGATGGCAGCATAATAACTATTTTCGGCGAAAATAAAGATAAGAAAGAGATTGTGCAAGTTGGAGGACTTGATGAACTGTTTGCTAAAGGTTGCGATCGCATCCGTGACTATCTACAGAATAACCCCAACGTTCCAGAAAGCGATCGCCAACTCTGTGACCGAGTACCTTTAGATCCAAGTATTAACGCAACCGCTACACAAACATTTCTTGACAGCAATCAGCAGTCTGAAATAGAAGTATCTATCAGTGATAAAATTAGCGCGGGCGACAAAATTTTAGTACCAGTACAAACTCCTAACCATCCTGACAAACAAGCTGGAATAGATGCGATCGCTGCTGGTGATTTTAAACAAGCTGTCACTTCCTTAAAAGCTTACCTAAACCCAAAGAAAAACCCTAATGACCCAGAAGCCCAAATTTACCTAAACAATGCTCAAATAGGCAATCAAAAATCCTATACAATTGCGGTATCAGTTCCTATTAGCAGCAATATCAACGGTTCTTTAGAAATCTTGCGCGGAGTTGCTCAAGCTCAAGACGATTTTAATAATTGGGCCAAGACACAACAGGGTATTCTACCGATACGAGTATTAATTGCTGACGATCACAACGATCCGAAAGTCGCCCAAGAAATTGCTAAAGAATTTGCTAATAATCCTGATGTTCTTGGGGTTGTCGGACACTATGCCAGTGATGTTACCCTGGCAGCAGGTGAGATTTATCAATCTCAGAAACTGGTTGCCATTTCTCCAATTAGCACCTCAGTCAACTTATCAAAAGTGCTTGGTGAATATGTTTTTCGTACCGTTCCTAGTGACAAAATAGCTGCCATAGAATTAGCTAACTATATAGCCGAGCAGCTAGAAAAGAAAAAAGCCGTAGTCTTCTATAACCATGAAAACGACTATAGTCGCTCTATGAAATCTGAGTTTGAATCGGCTCTTGCTTCACAAGGAGGACAAGTTTTGAAACCCATTAACTTGTCAGATCCCAATTTTAATGCTGATCAAGTTGTTGAAGATTTTATTCAGAAAGGTGCTGAAGTATTGGTATTAATGCCGAATACGGAAAAACTAAACGAGGCTATCAAAGTTATAGAAGCAAACAATCAACGGCTTCCCCTTTTGGCAGGAGATGGTATGTATAACCCTAACATCTTAGAAAAAGTTGGACAACAAGCAGTTAATATGGTTGTTGCCATTCCTTGGCATATTAAAGCACACCCTGAGTCCAACTTTTCAAGAAAATCTAAAGCTCTTTGGGGAGATCGAGATGTTAACTGGCGAACTGCCATGTCCTATGATGCGGCTAAAGCTTTGATGGCTGCAATTAAGGAAAAAAATACCCGCCAAGAAATTGCTCAATTTATCGGTTCAGAGGAATTTAAGGCTCAAGGTTCAATTGAATCAGTTCAGTTTTTATCGGGCGATCGCAAAGAAAATATTATTCAGCTTGTCAAGATTGTTAAGCCTGAGCAAAAATCTAGTTCCGGCTATGACTATGAGTTTAAACCTGTTGAAAATAACTCCAAATCAAAATCAGAAACTCAAGCAAAGCCATCTAAGTAG
- a CDS encoding caspase family protein: MTRSIYALLVGIDKYQGSVPTLKGCVNDITAIAQYLKERVAKDQYQLHLKTLLDEEATRQAIIDGFCKHLCNAQSNDTVLFYYSGHGSQEQAPEEFGHLEPDGLNETLVCYDSRLEEGWDLADKELAKLIHEVSAKNPHITIILDCCHSGSGTKNPFQETGVRLANTDQRKRPVNSFIFQLDELEKFSHSNNDGVNSIGLKLPKGRHILLGSCQDSQLAKEFNGGGQQRGAFSYFLMDTLQQANGKLTYRDLFNRAKAIIGGRVLDQSPQLETSHPDDENQFFLDGAIAERTPYFTVSYHKTYNWVIDGGAVHGVQNPANGETTLLALFPFDANIEDLREPSKSVGEAKVTQVLPQLSQVNINGIDNLDTDKTKTFKAVITSLPLPPLGVHFEGEETGVNLARQAIQSAGLNNQPSPYIREENELTKAQFRLLCRNNQYLIARPADDRPLVAQIDRYTPENAEKAIQRLEHIARWNAIAELPSSGNGLIQVGDVEMKLIFHDPNISQSGQMRLEYQQEDNQWKAPSFRLKLTNKSQKKLYCALVNLTDSFAICVPFFNTGSVLLKPGEEAWALDGQELELEVPDELWEQGITEFKDIIKLIVCTAEFDARLLTQEKLDFPRPIERDIASPHQNSLNRLMNRVQSRDIKPKSQGKYDDWFTDAITITTVRPLEAISISSTTEKELATGVKLQSHPSLKANARLTTIPQVSRDLGNVILPTILRKNPEVTQTFQFTTSRGSDPGLSVLELSEVEDYTVVTPDAPLQLLVDTTLGENEHLLPVGYDGEFFLPLGQAKKTKDGKTKIQLQRLPKPFNRDRSIQGSIKILFQKIVSEKLGLECEYPLLRVADIASDETTTYIIDKAQIKAKVAKSQRILLYIHGIVGDTDNMVKSVQRAKVKLNGKERLLKEDYDLVLTFDYENLHTSIEDNARLLKKRLEEIGLKANHGKALHIVAHSMGGLVSRWFIEREGGNKVVQHLIMLGTPNAGSPWSTVQEWATFALAIGLNSLSGVAWPAKVLGCLVSSLETIDVSLDQMKPGSEFLKSLAANSHDPGIPYSVIAGNTSIKTMPKEGEEASQLKRLMQKLCNRIVEFPFLGQMNDIAVTVQSIKSIPGGRKIAPVIQEIACDHLTYFDHPEGLKALGEALTRHK, from the coding sequence ATGACTCGCAGCATCTACGCGCTATTAGTTGGAATCGATAAATATCAAGGCTCAGTTCCCACCTTAAAAGGTTGTGTGAATGACATTACAGCGATCGCACAATATCTCAAGGAACGAGTTGCAAAAGACCAATATCAACTCCATTTAAAAACTCTTCTGGATGAAGAAGCCACTCGTCAAGCCATTATCGATGGATTCTGCAAACATCTCTGTAATGCTCAAAGCAATGATACGGTTCTTTTCTATTACAGTGGCCATGGTTCTCAAGAACAAGCACCGGAAGAATTTGGGCATTTAGAACCTGACGGACTTAATGAAACCTTAGTTTGTTATGACAGTCGCTTAGAAGAAGGTTGGGATTTAGCAGATAAAGAATTAGCCAAATTAATTCATGAAGTGTCAGCTAAAAATCCCCACATTACTATTATTTTGGATTGCTGTCATTCCGGTTCTGGAACTAAAAACCCCTTCCAAGAAACAGGCGTTCGTCTAGCAAATACAGACCAACGTAAGCGCCCAGTTAACAGCTTTATTTTTCAACTTGACGAGTTAGAAAAATTCTCTCATTCCAATAATGATGGAGTGAATTCTATTGGCTTAAAGCTTCCTAAAGGTCGTCATATACTTTTAGGGAGTTGCCAAGATAGCCAATTAGCGAAAGAATTCAACGGAGGCGGTCAGCAACGGGGGGCTTTTTCCTACTTTTTAATGGATACCTTGCAGCAAGCCAATGGTAAGTTAACTTATCGGGATTTATTCAACCGAGCCAAAGCAATAATTGGTGGTCGAGTTTTAGATCAATCTCCCCAACTGGAAACCAGTCATCCAGACGATGAAAACCAATTTTTTCTGGATGGTGCGATCGCAGAACGAACTCCCTATTTCACCGTTAGCTATCATAAAACATATAATTGGGTAATTGATGGCGGCGCTGTTCACGGTGTTCAAAATCCCGCTAACGGTGAAACCACTTTACTCGCACTTTTTCCCTTTGATGCCAATATTGAGGACTTACGCGAACCTTCAAAATCCGTCGGTGAAGCAAAAGTCACTCAGGTTTTACCCCAGTTAAGTCAAGTTAATATTAATGGAATTGACAACCTCGATACTGACAAAACTAAAACCTTTAAAGCCGTTATTACTAGCTTACCTTTGCCACCTCTAGGGGTTCATTTTGAAGGGGAAGAAACGGGAGTAAACTTAGCGCGTCAAGCAATACAATCAGCCGGACTCAATAACCAACCATCACCCTATATCCGAGAAGAAAATGAACTCACCAAAGCTCAATTTCGCTTACTGTGTCGAAATAACCAATATTTGATTGCTCGTCCCGCCGATGATCGTCCTTTAGTGGCTCAAATTGATCGTTATACACCAGAAAATGCCGAAAAAGCGATTCAACGATTAGAACATATTGCCCGATGGAATGCGATCGCAGAACTCCCCAGTTCCGGTAATGGTTTAATTCAAGTTGGAGATGTAGAAATGAAACTGATTTTTCATGATCCAAACATCTCTCAATCAGGGCAGATGCGTTTAGAATATCAACAGGAAGATAATCAGTGGAAAGCCCCTAGTTTTCGATTAAAACTCACCAATAAAAGCCAGAAAAAACTCTACTGTGCTTTAGTTAATCTAACAGATTCCTTTGCCATTTGCGTTCCATTTTTTAATACAGGGAGTGTACTGCTCAAACCGGGAGAAGAAGCTTGGGCTTTAGATGGACAAGAATTAGAACTCGAAGTTCCTGATGAGTTATGGGAACAGGGAATAACCGAGTTTAAAGACATTATCAAATTGATTGTTTGTACGGCTGAATTTGATGCTCGGTTACTAACTCAAGAAAAACTAGATTTTCCTCGACCTATTGAACGAGATATCGCCTCTCCCCATCAAAACTCCCTCAATCGTTTGATGAATCGTGTACAAAGTCGGGATATCAAACCCAAAAGTCAAGGAAAATATGATGATTGGTTTACCGATGCAATTACAATTACAACGGTTCGACCTTTAGAGGCAATTTCTATTTCATCAACAACAGAAAAAGAACTAGCCACAGGAGTCAAATTACAATCTCATCCTAGTTTAAAAGCCAATGCACGTTTAACCACAATTCCGCAAGTGAGTCGGGATTTAGGAAATGTCATTTTACCTACGATTTTGCGAAAAAATCCTGAAGTTACTCAAACCTTTCAATTTACAACCAGTCGAGGTAGTGATCCCGGTTTAAGTGTATTGGAATTAAGTGAAGTTGAAGACTACACGGTAGTTACGCCTGATGCGCCTTTACAGTTATTAGTTGACACCACATTAGGAGAAAATGAACATCTGTTACCTGTTGGTTATGATGGTGAATTTTTCCTACCATTAGGTCAAGCTAAAAAAACGAAAGATGGCAAAACGAAAATTCAGCTACAACGATTACCAAAACCTTTCAATCGAGACAGAAGCATACAAGGCTCAATTAAGATCCTCTTTCAAAAAATTGTCAGTGAAAAGCTGGGTTTAGAGTGTGAATATCCGCTTCTCCGAGTCGCTGATATCGCCTCCGATGAAACGACAACATACATAATCGATAAAGCTCAAATTAAAGCTAAGGTAGCCAAAAGTCAGCGAATTTTGCTTTATATTCATGGCATCGTAGGTGATACTGATAATATGGTCAAGAGCGTTCAACGAGCGAAAGTTAAATTGAATGGAAAAGAACGCCTTCTCAAAGAGGATTACGATTTAGTTCTAACGTTTGACTACGAGAATCTGCATACTTCAATTGAAGACAATGCTCGTCTGTTGAAAAAACGCCTCGAAGAAATTGGATTGAAAGCAAATCATGGCAAAGCGTTGCATATTGTTGCTCATTCTATGGGGGGTTTAGTTTCTCGTTGGTTCATTGAACGAGAAGGCGGAAATAAAGTCGTTCAACATTTAATAATGTTAGGAACACCTAATGCAGGTTCTCCTTGGTCAACAGTTCAAGAATGGGCAACGTTTGCATTAGCGATTGGACTCAATAGCCTTTCTGGTGTGGCTTGGCCAGCGAAAGTATTGGGGTGTTTAGTGAGTTCCTTAGAAACAATTGATGTATCCCTAGACCAAATGAAACCGGGTTCTGAGTTTCTAAAATCTTTGGCTGCAAATTCTCATGATCCTGGTATTCCCTATTCAGTGATTGCGGGTAATACTTCAATTAAAACGATGCCAAAAGAAGGGGAAGAAGCGAGTCAATTAAAGCGGTTAATGCAAAAATTATGCAATCGAATTGTTGAATTTCCGTTCTTGGGTCAGATGAATGATATTGCGGTGACTGTACAGAGCATTAAGAGTATTCCAGGGGGAAGAAAAATTGCTCCTGTGATACAAGAAATAGCTTGTGATCATTTGACTTATTTCGATCATCCAGAAGGTTTGAAAGCGTTGGGTGAAGCTCTTACTCGACACAAGTAG
- a CDS encoding penicillin-insensitive murein endopeptidase produces MVLEINRNLRSESLHHNHTACTAPIGFTAEEIEQFSWGSRGLFEPMSASGVGYDCYGSAEHCYGRPEVIQALKYVCNQWAKRYPRPRIGIGDISTAQGPTPGHSSHQHGLDVDISLVANTDEEIGLTWYHEKYSRQRTQELVDLFHNNPILGIRTILFNDPDLTGVEPWAGHDDHLHVSFVTPGIDSAPYSSDQDGDLRLVIPPMQGERVRQLQESLANVGIAITADGIFGKETDAAVRKFQAQQSLQVDGIAGFVTQTKLKQLISGQSRGVSGEPSGLTLQDVIDQNQSIPFDNITSGVLVEDQLLCAEIQTILRANHLLEIVDGIYGSKTIAALINFKASRQLDGGNVLGQTTAKALLDAKPGAGLLPKWQGGDKQATAEAILKEANRQGITSQAQIAYIIATVQHETNDSFQPVKESYYLGEIEGENDRKTLPYYPYYGRGYVQLTWDYNYRKYSDVLGLDLVNDPDLVMRPDIALFILIHGMKWGVFTGIKLDDCISSNHVDFLKARKIINGNDKAEQVQSYAISWQNQLG; encoded by the coding sequence ATGGTATTAGAAATTAATCGCAATTTACGCTCAGAAAGTTTGCACCATAACCATACCGCCTGCACTGCACCTATTGGTTTCACCGCAGAAGAAATCGAACAATTCAGTTGGGGATCACGAGGTCTTTTTGAACCAATGTCTGCCAGTGGAGTTGGGTATGACTGTTACGGTTCAGCCGAGCATTGCTATGGTCGTCCAGAAGTGATTCAGGCTCTCAAATATGTCTGTAATCAGTGGGCAAAACGATATCCCAGACCTCGGATTGGTATCGGAGATATCAGTACAGCACAAGGGCCAACACCTGGTCATAGCTCTCATCAACACGGACTTGATGTTGATATTTCTTTGGTTGCTAATACTGATGAAGAAATTGGGCTGACTTGGTATCATGAAAAATACTCTCGCCAACGCACCCAAGAATTAGTTGATTTATTCCACAATAATCCGATTTTAGGTATTCGGACAATTCTCTTCAATGATCCAGATCTTACAGGAGTCGAACCTTGGGCGGGACATGATGATCACCTTCATGTGAGTTTCGTTACCCCTGGAATTGATTCAGCGCCCTATAGTAGTGACCAAGACGGAGATTTGCGATTAGTTATTCCGCCAATGCAGGGAGAACGAGTTCGTCAACTTCAAGAAAGTTTAGCGAACGTTGGAATTGCAATAACAGCAGATGGTATCTTTGGAAAAGAAACCGATGCCGCTGTTCGTAAATTTCAAGCCCAACAGAGTTTACAGGTGGATGGAATTGCCGGATTTGTTACCCAAACTAAACTCAAACAGTTAATCTCTGGACAATCTCGTGGGGTTTCCGGCGAACCATCGGGTCTGACACTCCAAGATGTCATTGACCAAAACCAATCGATTCCTTTTGATAATATTACCTCTGGGGTGTTGGTTGAAGATCAACTCTTATGTGCAGAAATTCAAACGATTTTACGGGCAAATCATCTATTAGAAATTGTTGATGGAATTTACGGGTCAAAAACCATAGCAGCCTTAATAAATTTTAAAGCTAGTCGTCAACTCGATGGCGGAAATGTGTTAGGGCAAACCACCGCTAAAGCGTTACTGGATGCCAAACCCGGTGCTGGATTATTACCCAAGTGGCAGGGGGGTGATAAACAAGCGACTGCTGAGGCAATTCTTAAAGAAGCGAACCGCCAAGGGATTACGTCTCAAGCTCAAATTGCTTATATTATTGCAACTGTTCAACATGAAACCAATGATAGTTTCCAACCCGTAAAAGAATCCTATTATTTGGGTGAAATTGAAGGGGAAAATGACCGCAAAACTTTACCTTATTATCCCTACTATGGACGGGGTTATGTACAACTCACTTGGGATTACAATTATCGGAAATATTCAGATGTGTTAGGGCTAGATTTAGTAAATGATCCTGATCTGGTTATGCGTCCTGATATCGCACTTTTTATCCTAATTCATGGAATGAAATGGGGTGTATTTACGGGGATAAAACTCGATGACTGTATTTCCAGCAATCATGTTGATTTCTTGAAAGCCCGTAAAATTATCAATGGCAATGATAAGGCAGAACAGGTTCAAAGTTATGCCATAAGCTGGCAAAATCAATTAGGTTAA